A genomic region of Porticoccaceae bacterium LTM1 contains the following coding sequences:
- a CDS encoding Lrp/AsnC family transcriptional regulator — MDKFDVQILHELQTDGRLSNRDLSERIALSPAPCWRRVRRLEEDGVILGYSAQISHRKVGLLVIAFAEVILENHHPETIQEFLDRVNSSSEILECHSVTGQCDYLLKIVARDMESYESFLSSKMLVMRGIRSVNTLISLRQNKLTGTLPVTVP; from the coding sequence TTGGATAAATTTGATGTGCAGATCTTGCACGAATTGCAAACGGATGGCCGTCTTTCCAATAGGGATCTCTCCGAACGTATCGCGTTGTCTCCGGCACCCTGCTGGCGGAGAGTCAGGCGGCTTGAAGAAGACGGTGTGATCCTCGGCTACAGCGCCCAGATCAGTCACCGCAAAGTGGGGCTGCTGGTGATTGCTTTCGCTGAGGTGATACTGGAAAACCACCACCCTGAAACCATTCAGGAGTTTCTTGATCGGGTGAATAGCAGTTCGGAAATCCTGGAGTGTCATTCAGTAACCGGGCAGTGTGACTACCTGCTTAAAATTGTTGCCCGCGATATGGAATCCTATGAGTCGTTTTTATCATCAAAAATGTTGGTAATGCGTGGTATCCGATCGGTGAATACGTTGATCTCCTTGCGTCAAAATAAGTTGACGGGAACGTTGCCGGTAACTGTGCCTTAA
- a CDS encoding DUF6491 family protein: MYKRKWLLVVTLLALVFAGCAGSNSNALPQAPESRADKLARQGFTVIEELTGITFPSTLDSWGYIDDKALWVESRPKRYYLITLSFPCRELSFTQEIGFRSRGTQLMKGDDLIVPGPPVRDCQVETIFSMELDRKKRAENQ; this comes from the coding sequence ATGTATAAGCGGAAATGGTTATTGGTGGTGACATTATTGGCTTTGGTTTTTGCCGGTTGCGCGGGCAGCAACTCAAATGCGTTGCCGCAAGCACCTGAAAGCAGAGCGGATAAGCTGGCTCGCCAGGGTTTTACGGTTATTGAAGAATTGACGGGCATTACCTTTCCCAGCACTCTGGATTCCTGGGGGTATATAGATGACAAAGCGCTGTGGGTGGAGTCCAGACCAAAGCGTTATTACCTGATTACACTCAGTTTCCCTTGTAGGGAGTTGAGTTTTACCCAGGAGATCGGGTTTCGCAGTCGGGGAACCCAGTTGATGAAAGGAGATGACCTGATTGTGCCGGGGCCGCCAGTGCGTGATTGCCAAGTGGAGACGATTTTTTCAATGGAGCTGGATCGGAAAAAACGCGCAGAAAACCAGTAG